In Anthonomus grandis grandis chromosome 17, icAntGran1.3, whole genome shotgun sequence, the DNA window AGATGCTGTGTAATAAATACCACCTGTTATGATATTATGTCTGCAcatttaatagaatatttaatgTTAGAGTCTGTTGATAGGCAACCCACGTTACTTGTATAATTGATCGCATGAATTCGCCTAACCTGCATTGTCACTGTCAGTTGGTTATGTCATTAGTCTGATGAGTGACACGAGAGTTGTAAAACGGAagtgctatttaaaaatgtccattaattattaaaaatatacttaatctTAGATAATTTAAACAATCGTGTTTTATTCCGGCAAGTTTTCAAGTCGTAACAACATAACATGGTGTCAGGTTCATTTCTATGTAAATAATTGTTAAATCGTCGAACccaaaaagtcaaaaaacttAAAGTGAAAATGTCGGAAACGGAAAACACATCGTCAACGAGTCAAACCAGTTCCAAGccacaaaaatttaatggaaataGCGTCCCGAGTCTTTCTGTTGAGGGAAACCTGTCAAGTAATTGGATTAACTGGCTGCAACACTTCAAAATTTTCATGAGAGCAAGCGGGTTAGAGTCTGAACAAAATGCAAGAAAAGTCgcaatttttcttcattatgtTGGTCCAGAGGCACTCAACATTTTCAATTCTTTTAATCTGGACATGGATAATTGCAAGTATGATGATTTGCTTAAAAAGTTCATGAAGCATTGTCAGCCCAAAACAAACCTTACCATAGAATGTCATAATTTCCTCACAAGGTGTCAAAAGCCGGATGAATCGATTGATGATTTTATCACAGCGCTGAAAAACCTAAGTCTAACTTGTGATTTGGAAACCTTAAGAGAAAGCCTGGTAAGAGATATGCTTATTGTAGGACTAAGTGTAAATAATCGAACAATTAAAGAGAGATTATTACAAGAGGAAAATCTGGAGTTGGAAAAAGCTATAAAAATTGCCAAAAGTATAGAGCTTACTCAACTACAAGCTCAGCAGCTCAACAAGAACTCAGAAGTGTCAGTAtacaaggtaaataaaaatagtggcGAGTCAAGAAGTCAACAAAGTCAATTGTCAAGGTCTTATCAAAGTCAAAGCTACAGTCAAGCTGGTGTCACAAGTAGAGCTGGTTTTGGTAATCATGCTGTCCGAGGTAACCAAGTCAAGTCAAATCACGTAAGTCAAAGCAATCCTTGTACTCGTTGTGGTCAAATTCACCGAAGTAGTTGTCCTGCTCAAAATGCTGCCTGCAACCATTGTCATAAAAGAGgacattttgccaaattttgtctttttaagAATGTCAAAGCTATTAATGCATATGAATCTAATGtgtctaataataataatgaaatagaGTCTGAGTCAGATATGTTTTATATAAGAGCGGTTCAAAAATGTCTAAAAGAACAGCAGTTTTCTAAAAATGCCTGGTTTGTTGATGTCCAAATAAATAATGTCATactaaaatgttatttagatACAGGAGCAGACGTAAATGTAatgtcttatttaaattttaataatttaaaaattagttcaaaTATTCAAGCTACAAATGTAAAGTTAACGTCATTTTTG includes these proteins:
- the LOC126746572 gene encoding uncharacterized protein LOC126746572 translates to MSETENTSSTSQTSSKPQKFNGNSVPSLSVEGNLSSNWINWLQHFKIFMRASGLESEQNARKVAIFLHYVGPEALNIFNSFNLDMDNCKYDDLLKKFMKHCQPKTNLTIECHNFLTRCQKPDESIDDFITALKNLRLSVNNRTIKERLLQEENLELEKAIKIAKSIELTQLQAQQLNKNSEVSVYKVNKNSGESRSQQSQLSRSYQSQSYSQAGVTSRAGFGNHAVRGNQVKSNHVSQSNPCTRCGQIHRSSCPAQNAACNHCHKRGHFAKFCLFKNVKAINAYESNVSNNNNEIESESDMFYIRAVQKCLKEQQFSKNAW